The following proteins are encoded in a genomic region of Reichenbachiella sp.:
- a CDS encoding peptidase domain-containing ABC transporter encodes MANFTFLPQTDTTDCGAACLRMIAKYFGKNLSNEYLQKKAGVNKLGASLKDISTAAEDIGFKSMIVQIPFETLKEEKPFPCILHWQQNHFVVLYRVSRRKVFIADPAIGLVSYKIEEFMQLWNNSRVEGIAILLDPTPEFYEIDSIKSSSKATLTYFSNYLKPHIRLIFQLILGMTAGSLLSLVLPLLTQSLVDVGIQYNNISFIYLVLIAQLMFFTGSTAIALIRSWILLHITTRLNIAVISDFLIKLMNLPISFFDRKNTGDIMQRIRDHDRIKQFLTSSSLNSLFAIFNIIIFGLILFLYNTQIFFTFIIGSAIYFAWILIFLKKRRVIDYNRFAESAASQNAEIQLVQGMQEIKLNNASKIKRWEWERIQTKLFNVSRASLSLDQIQNSGGSFINELKNILILFFSAKEVLDGEMTLGMMLATTQILGQLNSPLQQLITFIQEAQNAQISLERLGEIHNKKDEDHTKNQLSTQYQYDSIIIKNLWFKYEGQFSEWILKDLTLEIPKDKTTAIVGISGSGKTTLIKLLLKFYEPNNGSIHVGSQNLQTLNSEKWRENCGVVMQDGFLFNDTILDNISISSDTPNYDKFINAIEIANIKEYIDSLALGHKTKIGAEGQGLSQGQKQRIMIARAVYKNPDFLIFDEATSALDSRNEKNVTEQIETFSKGRTTIIVAHRLSTVKNADQIVVLDKGSIVELGNHEELTNKKGIYFDLIKNQLELGK; translated from the coding sequence ATGGCCAATTTTACTTTTCTGCCACAAACAGACACAACCGATTGTGGAGCTGCATGCTTGCGAATGATAGCCAAATATTTTGGCAAAAATTTATCAAATGAATATTTACAAAAAAAAGCTGGAGTCAATAAACTCGGAGCTTCATTAAAAGATATAAGCACGGCGGCTGAAGACATCGGTTTCAAGTCGATGATTGTGCAAATACCCTTTGAAACCTTAAAGGAAGAAAAGCCTTTCCCATGTATTCTTCATTGGCAGCAGAATCATTTTGTTGTTCTTTATCGCGTGAGTAGAAGAAAAGTTTTTATTGCAGACCCAGCTATTGGCTTAGTTTCATATAAGATAGAAGAATTTATGCAGTTATGGAACAATTCTAGAGTAGAAGGTATAGCCATATTATTAGACCCTACTCCTGAATTTTATGAAATTGACAGCATAAAAAGCTCATCAAAAGCAACTTTAACATACTTTTCAAACTATTTAAAGCCTCACATTCGGCTTATATTTCAGTTAATTTTAGGTATGACAGCGGGTAGTCTGCTAAGTTTGGTATTACCCTTATTAACCCAGTCCCTTGTAGATGTAGGCATTCAATATAACAACATCAGTTTTATTTACTTGGTACTTATAGCACAATTAATGTTCTTCACAGGATCAACGGCTATAGCTCTAATAAGAAGTTGGATTCTACTTCATATTACGACGAGACTGAATATTGCTGTAATCTCAGATTTTTTAATAAAATTAATGAATCTGCCTATATCTTTTTTTGATAGAAAAAACACGGGTGATATAATGCAAAGAATTCGTGACCATGATAGAATCAAACAATTTCTTACATCCTCTTCATTAAACTCTTTGTTTGCTATTTTTAATATCATAATATTTGGTTTAATACTCTTCTTATACAATACTCAAATATTTTTTACTTTCATAATTGGGTCTGCAATATATTTTGCTTGGATTTTAATTTTCTTGAAGAAACGTCGAGTAATTGACTACAATAGATTTGCCGAGTCTGCAGCTAGCCAAAACGCAGAGATTCAATTAGTCCAAGGAATGCAAGAAATTAAATTGAATAATGCAAGCAAAATCAAAAGATGGGAATGGGAAAGAATCCAAACAAAACTTTTCAATGTAAGCAGAGCAAGTCTATCATTAGATCAAATTCAAAATTCTGGAGGCTCTTTTATTAATGAGTTAAAGAATATTCTTATTCTTTTTTTCTCTGCTAAAGAAGTATTAGATGGAGAAATGACATTAGGAATGATGTTAGCTACCACTCAAATTTTAGGACAGCTCAATAGTCCTCTTCAACAATTAATTACCTTTATTCAAGAAGCTCAAAATGCACAAATTAGCCTTGAGCGTCTAGGAGAAATTCATAATAAGAAAGATGAGGATCACACTAAAAATCAATTGAGTACGCAGTATCAATATGATTCTATAATAATTAAAAATTTGTGGTTTAAATATGAAGGACAATTTAGCGAATGGATTCTAAAAGACCTCACTTTAGAAATTCCAAAAGATAAGACCACAGCTATAGTAGGAATAAGTGGGAGCGGTAAAACAACGCTTATCAAACTATTATTAAAATTTTATGAACCAAACAACGGAAGTATTCATGTTGGTTCTCAAAATTTACAAACCTTAAATAGTGAAAAATGGAGAGAAAATTGTGGGGTGGTTATGCAAGACGGTTTTTTGTTCAATGATACAATTTTGGATAATATTTCAATTTCTAGTGACACACCAAATTATGATAAATTCATCAATGCAATAGAAATTGCTAACATCAAAGAATATATTGACTCATTGGCATTAGGTCATAAGACTAAAATAGGTGCAGAGGGGCAAGGATTAAGCCAAGGGCAAAAACAAAGAATCATGATAGCTCGTGCGGTATATAAGAATCCCGATTTTCTAATTTTTGACGAAGCTACTAGTGCACTAGACTCAAGAAATGAGAAAAATGTCACGGAACAAATTGAAACCTTCAGTAAAGGGAGGACCACTATTATTGTTGCTCACAGACTTAGTACAGTGAAAAATGCCGATCAAATAGTTGTACTAGATAAAGGCTCTATTGTTGAACTCGGTAATCATGAGGAATTAACTAATAAGAAGGGAATATATTTTGACTTAATAAAAAATCAACTAGAATTAGGCAAATAG
- a CDS encoding HlyD family efflux transporter periplasmic adaptor subunit, whose protein sequence is MSNLKIVSKEEIIGAPPSWLTRSGSHIILILIIFALGMSKLVKYPEVISSSITISATNKPISILANSSGYIANISVEEGQLVNQGEILCEVENEINYESINDLKNYLDKYEKWKTSLHFNQFETIELKHLGNIQNAFDEFNLNIKKYNIYLINNTEVLADNKIKDEIEYLKSIIEQKKILIKVNREKLDLTKKWHKKDSSLFSIKALSEKEYEKSKMNLITESNYLATTKIDLISLESTLKTKLNERQSVAFTILHNNLDYQMKIQGNLNILKSLISSWEYNYILRASIYGKLTYQKLWEKNQFINKGDEFATLIPLDNKVFGYSYISELGYGKISLKDKVIIKLNDYPSLEYGSLIGIVSHISIIRKEEGYLLKVEFPEGMKTNYDKSINFFQDMTGTMEIVTEDISLFDRFFNRLRTILNY, encoded by the coding sequence ATGTCAAATCTCAAAATCGTTTCTAAAGAAGAAATTATTGGTGCTCCGCCTTCATGGTTAACACGATCAGGTTCACATATTATTCTTATATTAATAATTTTTGCCTTAGGCATGTCAAAATTGGTAAAATACCCTGAAGTCATTTCTTCCTCTATCACAATATCGGCGACAAACAAACCAATTTCAATTTTAGCTAATTCATCTGGATATATTGCAAATATTTCAGTCGAAGAAGGTCAGCTTGTTAATCAAGGTGAAATACTTTGTGAAGTAGAAAATGAAATTAACTATGAAAGTATAAATGATCTGAAAAATTATTTGGACAAATACGAAAAATGGAAAACTAGTTTGCATTTTAATCAATTTGAAACGATTGAGTTGAAACATCTCGGTAATATTCAAAACGCATTCGATGAATTTAATTTAAATATTAAAAAGTACAACATCTATTTAATTAACAACACGGAAGTTTTAGCAGATAATAAAATTAAAGATGAGATAGAATATCTTAAAAGTATAATCGAACAAAAAAAAATACTAATTAAAGTAAATCGAGAGAAGTTAGATTTGACTAAAAAGTGGCATAAAAAAGACTCTTCACTGTTCAGTATAAAAGCACTTTCAGAAAAGGAGTATGAAAAATCTAAGATGAATTTGATTACGGAATCAAATTATTTAGCAACTACAAAGATAGACTTGATTTCCTTAGAATCGACTTTAAAAACTAAGTTGAATGAGCGACAATCAGTAGCCTTTACCATACTACATAATAACCTTGACTATCAAATGAAAATACAGGGAAACCTGAATATCCTAAAATCTCTAATTTCATCATGGGAGTATAACTATATTCTAAGAGCCTCGATATATGGGAAGTTAACTTACCAAAAGTTATGGGAAAAGAATCAATTTATAAATAAGGGAGATGAATTTGCAACCCTCATCCCTCTAGACAACAAAGTATTCGGCTATTCATATATCAGCGAACTTGGTTATGGGAAAATTAGCTTAAAGGATAAAGTTATTATAAAATTGAATGATTATCCGAGCCTAGAATATGGATCTCTAATAGGCATTGTAAGTCATATTTCCATTATTAGAAAAGAAGAAGGATACTTGCTTAAAGTGGAATTTCCTGAAGGAATGAAGACAAATTATGACAAGAGTATAAATTTCTTTCAAGATATGACAGGGACAATGGAAATAGTTACTGAAGATATCAGTCTTTTTGATAGATTTTTTAACCGCCTAAGAACCATACTTAACTACTAA
- a CDS encoding vitamin K epoxide reductase family protein: protein MTPNSAHTLLRILFKSAKVEYSDSFLAKSVKFYRSTMNMKALEDVLNDYNVETMIAKLPFEELQNVDLPIIAEISTSDSKTEIVVIDSIDDENVYLKKSDASSLKLAHGDFTKCWSGIAMLNDFSSFFEHNFDANKKLFFSKSTNEISKKFSISGLLILTLLIVLNYSGGIIFSLLISLKVIGLFIGLKLIEENLGLSSEFTGKFCTPSKRIDCQAVLNSKGGSILGVFNLSDLGAIYFLSTFLFSLFSILDNNTSLVYSVLYLNYLALPIILYAILYQFFVVKKLCPLCIALQVLIIIEFILGIIYGDMDPVNVDMILRISVYLLLSNIFIVIYKKLITKEINEELLEKKEFYNKRNFEFLKFVFSSGQKTSELNSEIKNYLSFVEEGNELIVVLSPLCQPCSVFYAELEKFIAYFDERINVRFVFIEQNRNNPLGTKVVNYINDYLRVEPDLVKRRKFIGDYFSIKNKNSESIQKWMSIGSLNKVDAFESTLEIEWCKENGIHYTPALILNNHIIPAEFGLLEIRRYLDKFQEEERL, encoded by the coding sequence ATGACCCCTAACTCAGCTCATACACTTCTTCGTATTTTGTTTAAATCAGCTAAAGTTGAATACTCTGACAGTTTCTTGGCTAAATCAGTCAAATTTTATCGTAGTACGATGAATATGAAGGCTTTAGAAGATGTGCTTAATGATTACAATGTCGAAACTATGATTGCTAAACTTCCTTTCGAGGAATTGCAAAATGTTGACTTACCTATTATTGCTGAAATAAGCACTTCAGATTCTAAAACTGAAATAGTTGTCATTGATTCAATTGATGATGAAAATGTCTATTTAAAAAAATCAGATGCAAGTAGCCTCAAATTAGCTCACGGGGATTTCACAAAATGTTGGTCTGGAATTGCAATGTTGAATGATTTCTCATCGTTCTTTGAGCACAATTTCGATGCAAATAAAAAGTTGTTTTTTAGCAAGAGTACAAATGAAATTTCAAAGAAATTTTCTATAAGTGGATTGCTGATTTTGACTTTATTAATTGTGCTAAATTATTCAGGAGGAATCATTTTTTCATTGTTAATAAGTTTAAAAGTAATTGGGTTGTTTATTGGTTTGAAATTAATAGAGGAGAATTTGGGTCTATCTAGTGAATTTACCGGTAAATTTTGCACACCTTCAAAGCGTATTGATTGTCAGGCTGTTTTAAACTCCAAAGGGGGCTCAATTCTAGGAGTATTCAATTTATCAGACCTAGGGGCTATTTATTTTTTATCTACTTTTCTTTTTTCACTATTTTCTATACTAGACAATAACACTTCATTAGTGTATTCTGTTTTATACTTGAATTATCTTGCATTACCCATAATTTTATATGCAATTCTGTATCAGTTTTTTGTAGTAAAAAAATTGTGCCCATTATGTATTGCGTTACAAGTACTTATTATAATAGAATTTATCCTTGGAATAATTTATGGCGACATGGATCCGGTAAATGTGGATATGATTCTGCGGATTTCTGTATACTTACTATTATCGAATATATTTATCGTCATATACAAAAAACTAATAACTAAAGAGATAAATGAAGAACTTCTTGAAAAGAAGGAGTTCTACAACAAAAGAAATTTTGAATTTTTAAAATTCGTTTTTTCCTCTGGACAGAAAACTTCAGAATTAAACAGCGAAATAAAAAATTATCTTTCTTTTGTCGAAGAAGGAAATGAACTCATAGTAGTTTTATCACCTTTATGTCAGCCTTGTTCTGTATTTTATGCTGAATTAGAAAAGTTCATTGCTTATTTTGATGAGAGAATAAACGTAAGATTTGTGTTTATCGAACAAAATCGGAATAATCCATTAGGTACAAAAGTTGTAAATTATATAAATGATTATTTAAGAGTAGAACCAGATTTAGTCAAAAGAAGAAAATTTATTGGAGATTATTTTTCGATTAAAAATAAAAATTCAGAGTCTATTCAAAAATGGATGTCTATTGGATCATTGAATAAAGTGGATGCATTTGAAAGTACATTGGAAATAGAATGGTGTAAAGAAAATGGAATTCATTACACACCGGCTCTTATCTTAAATAATCATATTATTCCAGCAGAATTTGGATTGTTGGAAATTAGAAGGTACTTGGATAAATTTCAAGAAGAAGAGAGATTATAA
- a CDS encoding TlpA disulfide reductase family protein gives MKDLNLYIIISLLLAVFSCGFGNSNENNNDDAMVLRTSKIKLEYSFLLETQLAYLGLLDVTKLNTQEDIDKIDIRSAKIPSDNYEGHIVIIDANKNGRFEYDSIDFIGLTGSTENFMVDRINLTISRKPIKLKIGDEKYELKIKMDGNELELLRINANNSTCDLSFPYILPKKNYINLTVGAKIYKDNNKPTLVEFWGTWCKPCIKITPELKRLKNDFENKFNLVSINYKDKDMDRVKSFILKFEMDWDHMLADEKLIKDFGNPNFVPCGILFDEDGFLLKYGVTLPEVREYLERK, from the coding sequence ATGAAAGACTTAAATTTATACATCATTATTAGTCTATTACTTGCCGTTTTTTCCTGTGGATTTGGCAATAGCAATGAAAATAATAATGATGATGCCATGGTATTAAGAACTTCAAAAATTAAATTGGAGTATTCATTTCTTTTGGAAACACAACTTGCATATTTAGGTCTTCTAGATGTAACAAAACTTAATACACAGGAAGACATTGATAAAATAGACATTCGTTCAGCAAAAATTCCCTCAGATAATTATGAAGGTCATATCGTAATAATAGATGCGAATAAAAATGGAAGATTTGAGTACGATTCTATTGATTTTATTGGACTTACCGGAAGTACCGAGAATTTTATGGTAGATCGAATAAATCTTACGATCAGTAGGAAACCAATTAAACTGAAAATTGGGGATGAAAAATATGAATTGAAAATTAAAATGGATGGAAATGAATTAGAATTGTTAAGAATAAACGCTAATAACTCAACTTGTGATTTGTCATTTCCATATATTTTACCTAAAAAAAATTATATCAATTTGACGGTTGGGGCAAAAATCTATAAGGATAATAATAAACCGACTCTAGTGGAGTTTTGGGGTACTTGGTGCAAGCCATGTATTAAAATAACACCAGAATTGAAGAGGTTAAAGAATGACTTTGAAAATAAGTTCAATCTAGTGAGTATCAACTACAAAGACAAGGACATGGATAGAGTCAAGTCATTTATTTTGAAGTTTGAAATGGATTGGGATCATATGTTGGCTGATGAAAAATTGATTAAAGATTTTGGTAACCCTAATTTCGTTCCTTGTGGTATCCTATTTGATGAAGATGGTTTTTTACTCAAGTATGGAGTGACATTGCCTGAAGTAAGGGAGTATTTGGAGCGTAAATAG
- a CDS encoding ATP-binding protein has product MEHIANLNVGTNIISTYKRLSYKPWYAFAEFIDNSTQSYLNNKSALDSAFSESKCLEVIIDYSRKNSHLSIEDNAMGMDLDRLTHALHIGDTKYSQGRSKYGLGLKTAACWFGDRWSIRTSMLGIDKEFSCTVDVNEIIENGDDSISILETSANANDHYTIIEIHDLHRVIHGNTIRKIKNYLERIYYLDINNNEVIIKFQGSELEQFDAEEGLYITKTGEKYKKSFSFSIGEANTQPKQIEGWVSAILPGSREKAGFTIQMNDRVVVCPPAAYKPETIFGHQLGGSNTLVNQRVIGILNLTGFDVSHQKDAIIWEGDDENELADKLLDYAQEAIEIAENESSPTKTGLNLEASIVQAVGPVKQIVESKDFYNAVEEYLAHKGREEELEEIFLNEVNSIKSAKTPFFTAEVDLAPRKLSVKFFSAKNSDLEPYLYLDFSGNENEIIGVVNLIHPYFDTFKNYDQVQKFLEQCAFDAIAEWKCRKLYNSLRPNIFREIKDKFFRIPIQFN; this is encoded by the coding sequence ATGGAACACATAGCAAATCTGAATGTCGGCACAAACATAATATCAACCTACAAAAGGTTATCTTATAAACCATGGTATGCCTTTGCAGAGTTTATAGATAATAGTACTCAATCATATTTGAATAACAAAAGTGCGTTGGACAGTGCATTTTCAGAATCGAAATGTCTAGAAGTCATAATAGATTACTCTAGAAAGAACTCACACTTGTCAATTGAAGACAATGCGATGGGAATGGATCTTGACAGATTAACTCATGCATTACATATTGGAGATACAAAATATTCTCAAGGAAGGTCAAAGTATGGCCTGGGGCTAAAAACGGCAGCATGTTGGTTTGGTGATCGTTGGTCAATTCGTACTAGTATGCTTGGAATAGATAAAGAGTTTAGTTGCACAGTTGATGTCAATGAAATTATCGAAAATGGAGACGATTCTATAAGTATCCTTGAAACATCGGCGAATGCTAATGACCACTATACAATTATAGAAATCCATGATTTACACAGGGTAATTCATGGTAATACAATTAGAAAAATTAAAAACTATCTTGAAAGAATTTATTATTTAGACATCAACAATAATGAAGTAATTATTAAATTTCAAGGATCTGAATTAGAACAGTTTGATGCTGAAGAAGGCTTGTACATTACTAAAACTGGTGAAAAGTACAAAAAATCATTCTCATTTTCCATAGGAGAAGCTAATACCCAACCAAAGCAAATAGAAGGATGGGTCTCTGCCATATTACCTGGAAGTCGAGAAAAAGCAGGTTTTACAATACAAATGAATGATAGAGTTGTTGTTTGTCCTCCAGCCGCTTACAAACCCGAAACGATTTTTGGACACCAACTTGGAGGTTCCAATACTTTGGTCAATCAACGTGTAATAGGAATTTTAAATTTAACAGGGTTTGATGTCAGCCATCAAAAAGATGCAATAATATGGGAAGGAGACGACGAAAATGAACTGGCAGACAAACTATTAGATTATGCACAGGAAGCTATTGAAATAGCAGAGAATGAAAGCTCTCCCACAAAAACAGGCCTTAATCTAGAGGCAAGCATAGTTCAAGCTGTTGGGCCAGTAAAGCAAATAGTAGAATCAAAAGATTTTTATAACGCTGTTGAAGAATACTTAGCTCATAAAGGCAGGGAAGAAGAACTCGAAGAAATATTTCTTAATGAAGTAAATTCAATTAAAAGTGCAAAGACTCCTTTTTTTACCGCTGAAGTAGACCTTGCTCCAAGGAAGTTAAGCGTGAAGTTCTTTAGCGCAAAAAATAGTGATCTAGAACCTTACCTTTATCTCGATTTTTCTGGTAATGAAAATGAGATAATTGGAGTTGTAAATCTAATTCATCCGTACTTTGACACTTTTAAGAATTATGACCAAGTTCAAAAATTTTTAGAACAATGTGCTTTTGATGCAATTGCTGAATGGAAGTGCAGAAAATTATACAACTCTTTAAGACCTAACATCTTCAGAGAAATCAAGGATAAATTCTTTAGGATCCCGATTCAATTTAATTAA
- a CDS encoding site-specific DNA-methyltransferase yields MIKIAYKTDLGVCYNGKIEDALQSKKFDKYRGQINLIVTSPPFPLNRKKKYGNFQGDEYINWIKSLSKDFGNLLTPDGSIVIEVGNSWEPGIPVMSTLALKSLLAFLEEGGYYLCQQFIWNNTAKLPTPAQWVNIERTRVKDSFTYIWWMSKTPNPKANNKNVLVEYSSSMKKLLKNGSYNSGFRPSEHSIGEKSFLSDNKGAIPSNVISSANTQSGTPYQLYCKNHNLQPHPARMPESLVEFFIKFLTNENDLILDPFGGSNTTGSVAEKLNRNWASIEPTLEYIHGSLGRFNKIQKVADFLKMSDNMEL; encoded by the coding sequence TTGATTAAAATTGCATACAAGACTGATTTAGGAGTCTGTTACAACGGAAAGATAGAAGACGCCTTACAGTCTAAGAAGTTCGACAAATATCGGGGCCAAATTAATTTGATTGTCACTTCCCCTCCATTCCCATTAAACAGGAAGAAGAAATACGGAAATTTTCAAGGAGATGAATATATTAATTGGATAAAATCACTGTCCAAAGACTTTGGAAACCTGTTGACGCCAGATGGATCGATAGTAATTGAAGTAGGAAATTCATGGGAGCCTGGAATACCAGTAATGTCAACATTAGCTTTAAAGTCTCTTTTGGCCTTTCTTGAAGAAGGAGGTTATTATTTGTGTCAACAATTTATTTGGAATAATACAGCCAAACTTCCAACTCCAGCACAATGGGTAAACATTGAAAGAACTCGAGTCAAGGATTCTTTCACCTATATATGGTGGATGAGTAAAACTCCTAATCCAAAGGCAAATAATAAAAATGTTCTAGTCGAGTACAGCTCTTCTATGAAAAAACTTTTGAAAAACGGCTCCTATAATTCTGGTTTTAGACCTTCTGAACATTCAATCGGTGAAAAGTCATTTCTTTCAGATAACAAAGGAGCTATTCCTTCGAATGTAATTTCTTCCGCAAATACACAATCAGGAACTCCTTATCAATTATATTGCAAGAACCACAACCTACAACCACATCCCGCAAGAATGCCAGAAAGTTTAGTCGAATTTTTCATAAAGTTTTTGACAAATGAAAATGATTTAATTCTTGACCCTTTTGGAGGAAGTAACACAACAGGATCAGTTGCAGAGAAACTAAATCGAAACTGGGCTTCGATAGAACCCACACTGGAATATATTCATGGGTCATTAGGACGATTCAATAAGATTCAGAAAGTAGCAGATTTTTTGAAAATGTCTGATAACATGGAATTATGA
- a CDS encoding phage Gp37/Gp68 family protein codes for MSKSSIEWTTMTWNPTTGCDKVSAGCKFCYAEVLAKRLKAMGQKKYVNEFQLTLHPESLADPFKWRKPQIVFVNSMSDLFHEDIPLSFIQRIFNIMNRLPQHKFQILTKRADILEKHAPMLNWTSNIWMGVSVEDNLVLHRIDHLRQIPAHVKFLSVEPLIGPVNDLNLEGIDWVIVGGESGKTPRPMEKSWVLDIRDQCAAANVPFFFKQWGGTNKKKTGRLLDGRTYDEMPDKVRLNVYFSSLENYRSAFYLEDVF; via the coding sequence ATGTCTAAGTCTTCTATCGAATGGACCACGATGACGTGGAACCCAACCACCGGATGTGACAAAGTTTCTGCTGGTTGTAAGTTTTGTTATGCCGAAGTATTGGCCAAAAGGCTGAAAGCGATGGGTCAAAAGAAATATGTCAACGAATTCCAATTGACATTACATCCAGAGTCTTTGGCGGATCCCTTTAAATGGAGAAAACCGCAAATCGTATTTGTCAATTCCATGAGTGACCTGTTTCATGAGGACATTCCCTTGAGTTTTATCCAAAGGATTTTCAATATCATGAACAGGCTTCCACAGCATAAGTTTCAAATTCTTACCAAACGGGCGGACATACTTGAAAAGCATGCGCCAATGCTGAATTGGACAAGTAACATTTGGATGGGTGTTTCTGTAGAAGATAATCTAGTTTTACACCGAATCGATCACCTCAGACAAATCCCTGCTCATGTCAAATTTCTATCGGTTGAACCTTTAATTGGCCCTGTTAATGATTTAAATCTCGAAGGTATTGACTGGGTTATTGTTGGAGGTGAATCTGGCAAAACACCAAGGCCTATGGAAAAATCCTGGGTGCTGGATATCCGGGATCAATGTGCAGCAGCTAACGTTCCCTTTTTCTTCAAACAGTGGGGCGGTACTAACAAAAAGAAAACGGGTAGACTACTTGATGGCAGAACCTATGACGAAATGCCTGACAAAGTCCGACTTAATGTTTACTTCAGTTCACTGGAGAACTATCGGAGCGCTTTCTATTTGGAAGATGTCTTTTGA
- a CDS encoding ParB N-terminal domain-containing protein: MKNDLQKVELKKLSFHPSNESIYGKENVHMLISSIREFGLLEPLVVNKKMQVVSGNKRLKALLQLEWGKVDVAIREFESDEEELAYLLEANASRDKSFLQRVNEGLLIERLVQTESKARMLATLNHGGKNETPLVRENFIKLEEASEAVKGRTHEIVAKKVGLSNYKAYAKGRFVALQILKFHKEEATSKAVLLTDLLQSSLDAAVIVVRNEILDKEDFKEVKALKKRAVEIRKAEEAKRASNEFTEAVDKDELKKELYSKVDQFEKLASEIVSLDRQIDWDKMIPPLTDQHRKLLYVFTTSQKVVKGTAKQKSHV; encoded by the coding sequence ATGAAAAATGATTTGCAAAAGGTTGAATTGAAAAAGCTTTCCTTTCACCCTTCAAATGAAAGCATCTATGGCAAGGAAAATGTCCATATGCTCATTAGCAGTATTCGAGAATTTGGGTTATTGGAACCACTTGTGGTAAACAAGAAAATGCAAGTAGTTTCTGGAAACAAACGATTAAAAGCACTTCTGCAGTTGGAATGGGGAAAGGTTGATGTTGCAATCCGTGAATTTGAATCTGATGAAGAAGAGTTGGCCTACTTACTAGAAGCAAATGCCTCTCGAGACAAATCTTTCTTACAAAGGGTCAACGAGGGGTTACTTATTGAACGATTGGTTCAAACAGAGTCAAAAGCACGAATGCTAGCCACCTTAAACCATGGGGGTAAAAATGAAACTCCTCTCGTTAGGGAAAATTTTATCAAGCTTGAAGAAGCGAGTGAGGCGGTGAAAGGAAGAACTCATGAAATTGTAGCCAAAAAGGTTGGTTTGTCCAATTACAAGGCCTATGCTAAAGGACGTTTTGTCGCCCTGCAAATTCTCAAGTTCCATAAAGAAGAAGCAACCTCAAAGGCCGTTCTTTTAACTGATCTCTTACAGTCTAGTTTGGACGCTGCAGTCATAGTGGTTCGAAACGAAATCCTCGACAAGGAGGATTTTAAGGAGGTGAAAGCTTTAAAAAAGCGTGCTGTTGAAATCCGAAAAGCCGAAGAAGCAAAAAGGGCTTCCAATGAATTTACAGAAGCTGTGGATAAAGATGAGTTGAAAAAAGAATTGTATTCAAAAGTTGATCAATTCGAAAAACTCGCAAGCGAGATTGTATCTCTGGATAGGCAAATTGACTGGGATAAAATGATACCTCCACTCACTGATCAGCATAGAAAACTTCTATATGTATTCACTACTTCTCAAAAAGTAGTCAAAGGAACAGCTAAACAAAAAAGTCATGTCTAA